A region from the Thermanaeromonas toyohensis ToBE genome encodes:
- a CDS encoding helix-turn-helix domain-containing protein encodes MPIECRLSTILGARRLKQADLIRATGLAKATVTDLYYDRAKRIDFATLEKLCKALNCQPGDLLVFVPDEEQGR; translated from the coding sequence ATGCCTATCGAATGCAGGCTTTCGACTATCCTTGGTGCTAGGCGGCTTAAGCAGGCCGATTTGATTAGAGCTACGGGCTTAGCCAAGGCGACGGTAACAGACTTATACTATGACCGGGCTAAGCGAATAGACTTTGCTACACTAGAGAAGCTATGTAAGGCCCTAAACTGCCAGCCCGGCGATCTGCTCGTCTTTGTGCCCGATGAAGAGCAAGGCCGCTAG
- a CDS encoding DUF4258 domain-containing protein — MLDKIRECIKEGKWAMTAHARARAGQRKIKDEEVVYALVNGEILENYPDDPRGPSALILGYTEDKRPLHVVCAFDPSGTLLIITVYEPQPPKWVDEKTRG, encoded by the coding sequence GTGCTGGATAAAATACGTGAATGTATAAAAGAGGGCAAATGGGCCATGACTGCCCACGCGAGGGCTAGGGCAGGACAGCGCAAAATTAAGGATGAGGAAGTTGTTTATGCCCTGGTCAACGGGGAAATATTGGAGAATTACCCTGACGACCCCCGTGGGCCGAGCGCTCTTATTCTGGGTTATACCGAAGACAAAAGGCCATTGCACGTCGTTTGTGCCTTCGACCCTTCGGGAACACTGCTCATTATAACTGTCTACGAGCCTCAGCCTCCGAAATGGGTAGACGAGAAAACGAGGGGGTGA
- a CDS encoding type II toxin-antitoxin system MqsA family antitoxin has translation MVTRCYLCGGKTVQRLVTAENWWGDQLTLVEGVPAWVCENCGEKYFEAEVCRILDAMREAPPAEERIMRVPVYKFPPARLAKTPSTRP, from the coding sequence ATGGTGACCCGTTGCTATCTTTGCGGAGGTAAAACAGTTCAGCGCCTGGTCACCGCCGAAAACTGGTGGGGCGACCAACTGACCTTAGTGGAGGGTGTGCCGGCCTGGGTATGTGAGAACTGTGGTGAAAAATACTTTGAGGCCGAAGTTTGCCGCATCTTAGACGCTATGCGTGAGGCCCCGCCAGCGGAAGAGAGGATAATGCGTGTGCCTGTTTACAAGTTCCCGCCCGCTCGCCTAGCAAAAACGCCTTCTACAAGGCCCTAG
- a CDS encoding tyrosine-type recombinase/integrase — protein sequence MARVLRINPREKFATWEDALSAFLREKQAGGLAERSLNDYEWHIRRFFAHRPDAWSQPEALEEAVLEYFARLAPSKPSFFNTARRKLNTFFRWAMHIGIIPSNPVVKVRQRREGETPRAAAEEELAALVSFLKRRQDTFTGLRDLALLLFSLDTGTRPSEALALLPEHFNLRSYEAYIPAHISKTRLPRTVVFNAQTAKYLARLINARPAAWGPAVPVFCSENGQRMLVSSWAHRLKRYSRELGINVTPYTLRHSAAILALRSGATAFYVQRQLGHTSLNTTRRYTVLVEADLHRENAQCSPVNRLLQVRERVRKL from the coding sequence ATGGCCCGCGTGCTGCGTATAAACCCCAGAGAGAAATTTGCCACCTGGGAGGATGCTCTAAGCGCTTTCCTGCGGGAGAAGCAGGCCGGGGGTTTGGCGGAGCGAAGCCTTAACGATTACGAATGGCACATACGCCGGTTTTTCGCCCACAGGCCGGATGCCTGGTCCCAGCCGGAGGCGCTGGAGGAAGCCGTTCTCGAGTATTTCGCCAGGCTTGCGCCCAGCAAACCCAGCTTCTTCAATACCGCCCGGCGCAAGCTGAATACCTTTTTCCGCTGGGCCATGCACATAGGGATTATTCCCTCCAACCCTGTGGTAAAGGTAAGGCAGCGCCGTGAAGGCGAAACGCCCCGGGCAGCCGCGGAGGAAGAGCTAGCCGCTCTGGTGAGCTTCCTCAAGCGAAGGCAAGATACCTTCACGGGCTTGCGTGACCTCGCTTTGCTCCTTTTCTCACTCGATACGGGCACAAGGCCCTCTGAGGCCCTGGCCCTCCTGCCTGAGCATTTCAACCTCCGCAGTTATGAGGCGTACATACCGGCCCATATAAGCAAGACCCGCCTGCCCCGCACCGTGGTCTTTAACGCCCAAACGGCTAAGTACCTGGCCCGGCTCATCAATGCCCGGCCTGCGGCATGGGGTCCGGCAGTGCCCGTGTTTTGCAGCGAGAACGGCCAGAGGATGCTGGTCTCCTCCTGGGCCCACCGGCTAAAACGCTACTCCAGGGAATTGGGGATAAACGTGACGCCTTACACCCTACGCCACAGCGCGGCCATCCTCGCTTTACGAAGCGGTGCCACGGCTTTCTACGTTCAGAGGCAACTGGGCCATACTTCGCTCAACACCACCCGCCGCTATACTGTCCTCGTGGAGGCCGACCTTCACCGGGAAAATGCCCAGTGTTCGCCCGTTAACCGCCTCCTCCAGGTCCGGGAGCGCGTGAGGAAGCTCTAA
- a CDS encoding ISL3 family transposase translates to MHKISTFTLEEQENFEKILQPILEEPQDPGDIVLKVTVDPPEVCPVCNEGKLHRHGFLKENQKPKERRIRHAFLYSRWVILLWVPVRYKCYRCGKTYTLRPPGTSPWARFTKLGVQTVVYYAQRMSFTYAAQMLNLTPTRVIRLVDKYVQPNLPFDDTQEPIVLTLDELSFTGNDFVCMVGRLEPDKRPLTILEDVRTATIKAYLEELKKAGVKVEAVVIDMKDSWRKLIKAIFPSAKIIVDPFHVIQDANRRLDEARRIEQEASKEKIPRFPLIKAKERLTPRQQEALEKIKDKYPSLYELYQLKEDLRQILRMDRVEEAEAALSRWFINAECAENAEGRIWARTIKSWRSEILNLVRYTQQGRRYTNGYIEGKNTLSKMLKRLSFGFRNRIHFIKKIFLGCCPQNLIPQLLT, encoded by the coding sequence ATGCACAAGATTAGCACGTTCACCCTCGAAGAGCAAGAGAATTTTGAGAAAATACTACAGCCCATTTTAGAAGAACCCCAAGACCCAGGAGATATTGTGTTAAAGGTAACCGTAGACCCTCCAGAGGTATGTCCTGTATGCAACGAAGGCAAATTACACAGGCATGGCTTCTTAAAGGAGAACCAGAAGCCGAAAGAAAGAAGAATTCGCCATGCCTTCTTATACAGTAGATGGGTCATTCTATTGTGGGTTCCCGTACGGTATAAGTGTTACCGTTGTGGCAAGACTTATACCCTTCGTCCTCCGGGTACCAGCCCCTGGGCCAGATTTACAAAATTAGGGGTGCAGACAGTAGTTTATTATGCCCAGAGGATGAGCTTTACTTATGCGGCTCAAATGTTAAACCTTACCCCCACTAGGGTTATAAGATTAGTGGACAAGTATGTCCAGCCTAATCTTCCTTTTGATGATACTCAAGAACCTATAGTGTTAACCTTAGATGAGCTATCCTTTACTGGGAACGATTTTGTATGCATGGTAGGGAGGTTGGAACCGGACAAGAGGCCTTTGACTATTTTAGAGGATGTGAGAACGGCAACTATAAAGGCTTACCTAGAAGAGCTCAAGAAAGCTGGGGTCAAAGTAGAGGCGGTAGTAATTGACATGAAAGACTCTTGGCGTAAGTTAATCAAAGCAATATTTCCTTCAGCCAAGATAATAGTAGACCCTTTTCATGTGATCCAGGATGCTAACCGTCGTTTAGATGAGGCAAGAAGGATAGAGCAAGAAGCGAGCAAAGAGAAGATACCCCGGTTTCCTCTGATTAAAGCTAAAGAGAGACTTACTCCCAGACAGCAAGAGGCATTAGAAAAAATTAAAGATAAATACCCGTCCCTCTATGAATTATACCAGCTAAAGGAAGACTTAAGGCAAATTCTAAGGATGGACCGGGTAGAAGAGGCAGAAGCTGCTTTGAGCCGTTGGTTTATAAATGCAGAATGCGCTGAAAATGCAGAGGGACGGATATGGGCCCGTACTATCAAGTCTTGGAGGTCAGAAATATTAAACCTGGTAAGATATACCCAGCAAGGTCGCCGGTACACTAATGGCTATATAGAAGGTAAAAATACCTTAAGCAAAATGCTTAAACGCTTAAGTTTCGGCTTCAGAAATCGCATTCATTTCATCAAAAAAATCTTCCTAGGATGTTGCCCCCAAAATCTGATCCCACAACTATTGACATAG
- a CDS encoding MtaA/CmuA family methyltransferase — protein MDAMTPKERFLRALYRQRVDRIPVGNPTSVATVESMEACGAYFPEVHLDPEKMARLAATGYELLGFDTIAPYFSVVQEVAAFGLKINWGTLDTMPDVLENPFGDPEEIKVPTDFLDRPPVRTVLKALKILKREYGDYVCLIGKVMGPWTLSYHLHGVQNFLIKTILEPDKVHRFLARLKEVSVMFANAQLKAGADVITVADHATGDLVSGTCYRDFLLPVHQEITRQIEGPTILHICGNTIDRLEYVVLAGFSGFHFDSKVNPRRAHEIVAGRISLIGNVNNPVTLLEGTPEDVRREVFAICEAGIEIIAPECAVPLRTPNTNLKAIVEAVVEYCRVA, from the coding sequence ATGGATGCTATGACACCTAAAGAGCGTTTCTTAAGAGCTTTATATCGTCAGCGGGTGGATCGTATTCCCGTGGGGAATCCCACTTCGGTAGCTACTGTGGAGTCTATGGAAGCTTGCGGTGCTTATTTTCCTGAGGTACACCTAGACCCTGAAAAGATGGCCCGGCTAGCCGCTACGGGCTACGAACTTTTGGGCTTCGATACTATCGCACCCTATTTTAGTGTGGTACAGGAGGTAGCGGCCTTTGGGCTAAAAATAAATTGGGGTACACTTGACACTATGCCCGATGTGTTGGAAAACCCCTTTGGGGATCCAGAGGAAATAAAGGTACCCACAGATTTCTTAGACCGGCCACCAGTACGAACTGTACTGAAAGCCTTAAAAATATTAAAAAGAGAGTACGGTGATTACGTCTGTCTTATAGGAAAAGTTATGGGGCCGTGGACTTTATCCTACCACTTGCATGGTGTACAAAATTTCCTGATTAAAACTATCTTGGAACCCGACAAAGTACACCGTTTTCTAGCTAGATTAAAAGAGGTCTCGGTTATGTTCGCTAACGCCCAGCTTAAAGCTGGAGCGGATGTGATTACCGTAGCCGATCATGCCACTGGCGATCTGGTAAGTGGCACGTGCTACCGTGATTTTCTTTTACCCGTCCACCAGGAAATAACAAGACAAATCGAAGGTCCTACTATCTTGCATATCTGCGGCAATACTATTGACCGCTTAGAGTATGTTGTCCTAGCGGGGTTCAGTGGTTTTCATTTTGATTCCAAAGTTAATCCCCGCCGCGCCCACGAAATAGTAGCAGGAAGAATTTCTTTAATCGGAAACGTGAATAATCCAGTCACCCTCCTCGAGGGTACTCCAGAAGATGTACGTAGGGAAGTATTCGCCATTTGTGAAGCAGGAATAGAAATTATCGCTCCCGAATGTGCTGTACCCTTAAGAACCCCTAATACTAATTTAAAGGCTATTGTTGAAGCGGTAGTGGAATATTGTCGTGTTGCATAA
- a CDS encoding DUF6951 family protein: MAYAKIDAGICGFITEVEVIAHDIMQAKVKINTTCPNIQKIAAELTEVNPLEEIGNKNEGSRIREFFQRYSPHAACPVPSGLVKAIEVAAGLALPRDAHIYVSR; this comes from the coding sequence ATGGCTTATGCTAAGATAGATGCGGGTATATGTGGCTTTATTACTGAAGTAGAAGTAATCGCGCATGACATAATGCAAGCTAAAGTCAAAATTAACACCACCTGCCCTAATATCCAAAAAATAGCTGCTGAGCTTACCGAGGTCAATCCCCTAGAAGAAATCGGAAATAAAAATGAAGGCAGCCGTATTCGCGAGTTCTTCCAGCGGTATAGCCCCCATGCTGCCTGTCCTGTTCCTTCTGGGCTAGTAAAGGCCATAGAAGTAGCCGCAGGCCTGGCTCTACCCCGGGATGCTCATATATATGTATCGCGCTGA
- a CDS encoding DUF1638 domain-containing protein yields the protein MQVARYIIACEVLRYELESLGVNLKEVTFLKQGLHRTPDLLRTTVQENIERLEKEGFNGVIILGYGLCGNGIAGLQTRRCRLVIPKADDCIGLLLGSRTAHERDKEKGNAYYLSRGWIEFGSDPYKEYQRCVSLYGEETARWILKEVLKGYTRVAFIDTGQSQGVEDRQYTRAFAAFCNLHYDELQGDLKWLERLINLQLDGEDFLEVFPGQAVDPKEFRTGNYW from the coding sequence TTGCAGGTAGCAAGATATATTATTGCCTGCGAGGTTTTGCGCTACGAGCTAGAAAGCTTAGGGGTAAACCTTAAGGAAGTTACCTTTTTAAAGCAAGGTTTACACCGGACACCGGATTTACTCCGGACCACGGTGCAGGAAAATATTGAACGGCTGGAAAAAGAAGGATTTAATGGTGTTATTATTCTTGGTTATGGCTTATGTGGCAATGGTATAGCCGGTTTGCAAACCCGCCGCTGTCGTCTAGTGATTCCTAAGGCTGACGACTGCATCGGGTTGCTCTTAGGATCTCGTACAGCCCATGAAAGAGATAAAGAGAAGGGCAATGCTTATTATTTAAGCCGAGGCTGGATAGAATTCGGTTCCGATCCTTACAAAGAATACCAGCGATGTGTTTCCCTTTACGGTGAAGAGACAGCCAGGTGGATTTTAAAAGAGGTGCTTAAAGGGTATACCCGCGTAGCCTTCATCGATACGGGGCAAAGCCAGGGTGTGGAGGATCGGCAGTATACCCGGGCGTTTGCTGCTTTCTGTAATCTGCATTATGATGAATTGCAGGGTGATTTAAAATGGCTAGAGCGTCTCATAAATTTGCAATTAGATGGGGAGGACTTCCTAGAGGTGTTCCCCGGTCAAGCGGTAGACCCGAAAGAATTTAGAACAGGTAACTACTGGTAA
- a CDS encoding uroporphyrinogen decarboxylase family protein has protein sequence MGLGPSCEKIWEVSIRARLISLDQGPSPLVTNLKKRADDLMMTHKERMLRAARGEWPDKLPWAPRLDLWYNSNSLYGTLPPEYQGYTLEQIYDALGVAHHRIVPEFLNVRSEDDNIDRGLGLYRLWGMAYRVELQNVERVVKKESEATVVEYRTPIGNVSCKILYTEEMRKAGASITWIEEHIIKKPEDYKVVGYIFRNLKVTPDYDNYRQYQEKVGDRGFAAAFANLSASPMHHIMKEFMSPTQFYLELYDHPKELEQLCEDMEPYFDSVFRILADSPAEVVFSGANFDEMLTYPPFFEKYIMPYLQKLSSLLHEKGKLLLCHCDGENQGLLHLLAESGMDIAEAICPQPMTKCTISEIKKAFKDKVTIFGGVPSVVLEEESMTDEEFEAFMRRLFKEIAPGYRFILGVADTVPANAKFSRIKRIGEMVNEWGTLPMKL, from the coding sequence TTGGGCCTTGGCCCGAGCTGTGAAAAAATATGGGAAGTATCCATTAGAGCTAGACTAATCTCCCTTGACCAGGGGCCTTCGCCCCTGGTCACAAACCTAAAGAAGCGGGCTGATGACCTTATGATGACACATAAAGAACGTATGCTTAGAGCTGCACGAGGGGAATGGCCGGACAAATTGCCCTGGGCACCACGGCTAGATCTGTGGTATAACAGCAACTCCTTATACGGGACGTTACCCCCTGAATATCAAGGTTATACCCTTGAACAGATATATGATGCTTTAGGTGTAGCCCATCACCGGATAGTGCCAGAATTTTTGAATGTCCGTTCAGAAGATGATAACATCGATCGCGGGCTTGGACTTTATCGCCTTTGGGGAATGGCTTACCGGGTTGAACTACAAAATGTAGAAAGGGTAGTTAAGAAAGAAAGCGAGGCTACAGTAGTAGAATACAGAACGCCTATAGGTAATGTTTCTTGTAAAATTTTATATACAGAGGAAATGCGAAAAGCGGGGGCTTCTATTACTTGGATTGAGGAGCATATAATAAAGAAGCCTGAAGACTACAAAGTGGTAGGATATATTTTCCGTAACCTCAAAGTTACTCCTGATTATGATAATTATAGGCAATATCAGGAAAAAGTCGGCGACCGTGGTTTTGCTGCCGCCTTCGCTAACCTTTCAGCCAGCCCCATGCACCACATCATGAAGGAGTTCATGAGTCCTACCCAATTCTACTTAGAGCTGTACGACCATCCTAAAGAGTTGGAGCAACTCTGTGAAGATATGGAACCATACTTTGACAGCGTATTCCGTATTTTAGCTGATTCTCCAGCAGAAGTAGTATTTTCGGGGGCTAATTTCGATGAAATGCTTACTTATCCACCTTTCTTTGAGAAATATATCATGCCTTACCTTCAAAAGCTATCCAGCTTACTTCATGAAAAAGGCAAGCTTCTTTTATGCCATTGTGACGGGGAAAATCAGGGATTATTACACCTTTTAGCCGAGAGCGGGATGGACATAGCAGAGGCCATATGCCCTCAACCCATGACCAAATGTACAATTTCGGAGATTAAGAAAGCTTTTAAGGATAAAGTGACTATCTTCGGTGGGGTACCGTCGGTGGTGTTGGAAGAAGAGAGTATGACAGATGAAGAATTTGAGGCCTTTATGCGTAGGCTCTTTAAAGAGATAGCACCAGGTTATCGGTTTATCCTTGGTGTGGCTGATACTGTGCCGGCTAACGCCAAGTTTTCTCGTATTAAGAGAATTGGTGAAATGGTGAACGAGTGGGGAACCTTACCTATGAAACTATAA
- a CDS encoding uroporphyrinogen decarboxylase family protein → MSEMTPRQRVLTALARGVPDRVPFVENDVEEPLQIQIMGRDNFTPDELCDVLGLDAFGYHYPSGGQAGTGQSMQGADAFHENYYNPPKITFDFFPPWIAKMGVDAEGRNFIEKGLLVNEDSLKLFDQYLPDPDHPARYEKVAEWIAKYKGKYAVFARIRLGAASTINSMGLDNFAYAMFDNPKLIHEIHSRFSEWSARVVEHLNEMDFDFFWANDDIADNKGPWLSPDAFREFLLPHMKVVAQAIKKPWIFHSDGNLFPIMEDLLSLGMSAIHPIQPAAMDIGKMKREYGHRVCLVGNIDLDYTLTQGTPEEVEAEVKERIRVAGPGGGYILSSANSLPAYAKVENVWALARAVKKYGKYPLELD, encoded by the coding sequence ATGTCAGAGATGACGCCGCGCCAACGTGTACTCACAGCGCTGGCCCGCGGAGTACCCGACCGGGTTCCCTTCGTTGAAAATGACGTTGAGGAACCTTTGCAGATCCAGATCATGGGGCGGGATAACTTTACACCCGATGAGCTGTGCGATGTCTTAGGTCTAGATGCCTTCGGGTATCACTATCCATCTGGCGGGCAGGCGGGTACAGGTCAATCTATGCAAGGTGCAGATGCCTTTCATGAGAATTATTATAACCCGCCGAAGATTACCTTTGACTTTTTCCCACCGTGGATCGCCAAGATGGGTGTAGACGCTGAAGGTCGTAATTTTATCGAGAAGGGCCTACTGGTCAACGAAGATTCCCTTAAATTATTCGACCAGTACCTGCCTGACCCGGATCACCCGGCGCGTTATGAAAAGGTAGCCGAGTGGATCGCTAAATATAAGGGCAAATATGCGGTTTTTGCCCGTATCCGGTTGGGGGCTGCTTCTACCATCAATAGTATGGGGCTAGATAATTTCGCCTATGCTATGTTCGATAACCCCAAGCTTATCCATGAGATCCACTCCCGCTTTTCTGAGTGGTCAGCTAGGGTGGTTGAACATTTAAATGAAATGGACTTTGATTTCTTCTGGGCTAACGATGATATCGCCGACAATAAAGGTCCTTGGCTCTCCCCCGATGCCTTCCGGGAGTTCCTCTTGCCCCATATGAAGGTGGTAGCCCAGGCTATCAAGAAACCTTGGATCTTTCATAGCGATGGGAACTTGTTTCCCATTATGGAGGATCTCTTGAGCTTAGGGATGAGCGCCATCCATCCCATCCAGCCGGCAGCTATGGATATCGGTAAGATGAAGCGGGAGTATGGGCATCGGGTCTGCTTAGTAGGGAATATAGATTTAGATTATACCCTTACGCAAGGCACACCGGAGGAAGTAGAGGCCGAGGTAAAGGAACGTATAAGGGTAGCGGGCCCTGGTGGAGGCTATATTTTGAGCAGCGCCAACAGCTTGCCGGCCTATGCTAAGGTGGAGAATGTTTGGGCCTTGGCCCGAGCTGTGAAAAAATATGGGAAGTATCCATTAGAGCTAGACTAA
- a CDS encoding MFS transporter: protein MAQSVSRSERIGIPQRLERLPLTSYQKKIFLIIATAWLFDSVDLAMLTFVLGSLKTYFNLSTAQTGLLSSMSFLGMFLGAGTAGMLADRFGRKLVFQWSMVIWGAASILCGLAQTPQQLALLRILLGFGMGMEFPIGQSLVSEFIPAQHRGKYIALLEGFWPLGFITAGLLAYIILPIGGWRWVFIAEGIPAIFVLIIRRIVPESPRWLEDRGRLEEADRVMSAFEEEVKKALGGQELPPPKPVPYTTAKTERKFSFFDLWAPGYAKRTVMIWCVWFFGLLGYYGLTTWLGAMLQLKGFAVTKSVFYTLLISLAGVPGFFTAAYAVEVLGRKPSAAIAFLGSAIAAYLYGTASTINTLITFGLCMQFFMFGMWSVIYAYTPELYPTRARATGAGFASSIGRVGALIGPYVVGVILPRAGQHAVFALGALAFVIAALAVIVLGEETKGRVLEEISA from the coding sequence ATGGCCCAATCTGTGAGTAGGAGCGAACGTATTGGTATTCCTCAAAGATTAGAAAGACTACCATTGACTTCCTATCAAAAGAAGATTTTTCTAATTATAGCTACGGCCTGGTTATTCGATTCTGTTGATTTAGCTATGCTCACCTTTGTTTTGGGTTCCCTCAAAACTTACTTCAATTTATCCACTGCCCAAACAGGATTACTCTCCAGCATGAGTTTTTTAGGTATGTTTCTAGGAGCGGGTACGGCAGGTATGCTGGCCGATAGGTTCGGCCGGAAGTTAGTCTTCCAATGGAGTATGGTGATTTGGGGTGCGGCTAGCATCCTGTGCGGCCTAGCACAGACGCCTCAACAGTTGGCTTTGCTCCGTATTTTACTAGGCTTCGGTATGGGTATGGAATTCCCCATTGGGCAGTCCCTCGTTTCCGAATTTATACCAGCTCAACATCGCGGTAAGTATATTGCCTTGTTGGAGGGGTTCTGGCCTCTGGGTTTCATTACTGCTGGCCTCCTAGCCTATATTATCTTGCCCATAGGTGGGTGGCGTTGGGTCTTTATAGCGGAGGGGATTCCAGCTATTTTCGTTCTTATCATCCGGCGGATTGTACCAGAATCCCCGCGTTGGCTAGAAGATAGAGGTCGACTAGAAGAAGCTGATCGTGTTATGAGCGCCTTTGAAGAGGAAGTTAAGAAGGCACTTGGGGGGCAAGAATTGCCGCCACCCAAGCCTGTACCGTATACCACGGCGAAAACTGAACGTAAATTTTCTTTTTTCGACTTATGGGCTCCTGGTTACGCTAAACGTACTGTAATGATATGGTGTGTGTGGTTTTTCGGTCTGCTGGGCTACTATGGTTTAACCACGTGGCTAGGGGCTATGCTCCAGCTAAAAGGTTTTGCTGTAACTAAGTCGGTTTTCTATACCCTCCTTATTTCCTTGGCCGGTGTACCAGGCTTCTTTACAGCAGCTTACGCTGTGGAGGTTTTGGGGCGCAAGCCTTCTGCAGCTATCGCCTTTTTAGGATCCGCTATAGCGGCTTATCTCTATGGAACTGCGAGTACTATAAACACCCTTATCACCTTTGGCCTATGTATGCAATTCTTCATGTTTGGTATGTGGTCTGTTATATACGCCTATACACCCGAGTTGTATCCCACCCGGGCACGAGCAACAGGGGCAGGGTTTGCTTCTTCCATCGGCCGTGTAGGGGCCCTTATTGGACCTTATGTGGTGGGGGTAATATTACCGCGCGCAGGTCAACATGCAGTTTTTGCTTTAGGTGCTTTGGCTTTTGTAATTGCAGCTCTAGCAGTTATTGTATTGGGTGAGGAGACTAAAGGGAGAGTCTTAGAAGAAATATCTGCTTAA
- a CDS encoding PocR ligand-binding domain-containing protein — MRQDMQGQLVQRLLRSFTEATGVRAAVFNAEGEPWLEVEDYHYHSPFCQMVNSVSEGNERCRETHIKACRQAYGLCDPYIFFCHAGLVHWAVPILVGDQVKAVIICGQVLMWELDDLAIEEILRKVKDLELPEEELKEAILRIQVVSPRKVQGAVELLKLVARHIATSALPIPSLASNNNIPPADPSRGCRFPAVKSEQITGGSLWSWLVEAQPWRQGDSYQLEKEQALITKVRLGDREGAETVLEELLGNILFVGINRAETIKFRLLELLALLSRAALAGGATAEEILELSMKYMEGLSKLSLEESILWIFQALEDFINSTCARSGKTRISSPYIKQAIAYINKNFSRNIGVEDVARAVGISPAHLSRLFKQELGRTVIEYLTLVRLEQAKLLLRKGDLTLEEISRRVGYNDVAYFSRVFKREVGVTPGIFRSTTVM, encoded by the coding sequence ATGAGGCAGGATATGCAAGGGCAACTTGTACAGAGGCTTTTAAGGTCCTTTACCGAAGCTACAGGAGTACGGGCCGCGGTCTTCAATGCCGAGGGAGAGCCGTGGCTCGAGGTAGAAGATTATCATTATCATTCACCCTTTTGCCAGATGGTAAATTCTGTATCTGAGGGTAATGAGCGTTGTAGGGAAACCCATATCAAGGCCTGCCGCCAGGCTTACGGTCTATGTGATCCCTATATTTTTTTCTGCCACGCTGGACTTGTCCACTGGGCAGTACCTATCCTGGTGGGGGACCAGGTGAAGGCAGTTATAATTTGTGGCCAGGTATTGATGTGGGAGCTGGATGACTTGGCAATAGAAGAAATACTTAGAAAAGTAAAGGATCTGGAGCTTCCAGAGGAGGAATTAAAAGAGGCTATACTCCGCATTCAAGTAGTTTCACCCCGTAAAGTACAGGGTGCAGTAGAACTGCTTAAACTAGTGGCCAGACATATTGCTACCTCTGCCCTCCCCATCCCCTCGCTGGCCTCAAACAATAATATACCACCGGCTGACCCAAGTAGAGGATGTAGATTTCCAGCAGTCAAATCTGAACAAATCACTGGAGGTTCTTTATGGTCTTGGCTGGTAGAAGCCCAGCCTTGGCGCCAGGGGGATTCTTACCAGCTAGAAAAAGAACAAGCTTTAATAACCAAAGTCCGTCTGGGAGATCGTGAAGGAGCTGAAACCGTCCTGGAAGAGTTGTTAGGCAATATCCTATTTGTAGGGATAAACCGAGCAGAGACTATCAAGTTCCGGCTTCTCGAACTCCTGGCTTTGCTTTCTCGGGCTGCCCTAGCTGGGGGTGCTACAGCGGAAGAGATTTTAGAACTGAGCATGAAATATATGGAAGGTTTGAGTAAACTTTCTTTAGAAGAAAGTATTCTTTGGATTTTCCAAGCTTTGGAAGATTTTATTAATAGTACCTGCGCTAGGTCAGGTAAAACACGGATTTCCTCTCCCTATATCAAGCAAGCTATAGCTTATATTAACAAAAATTTTTCCCGCAACATCGGGGTAGAAGATGTAGCCCGGGCAGTAGGAATAAGTCCAGCTCATTTAAGTCGGCTTTTCAAACAAGAACTAGGCCGTACAGTTATCGAGTATTTAACCCTAGTGCGCCTGGAACAGGCTAAATTGCTTCTACGTAAAGGGGATTTAACTTTGGAAGAGATATCCCGGAGGGTGGGTTATAATGATGTAGCCTATTTTTCTCGGGTATTTAAGCGAGAGGTAGGTGTAACACCCGGCATTTTCCGAAGTACGACTGTAATGTAG